One stretch of Ptiloglossa arizonensis isolate GNS036 chromosome 7, iyPtiAriz1_principal, whole genome shotgun sequence DNA includes these proteins:
- the LOC143149247 gene encoding histone-lysine N-methyltransferase SETMAR-like, translating to MEHGCITHSRNGRTVKTVGFIWQICSKKDYLEKARIITGQYYADLLSQFDIELKRKQPHLAKKKVLFHHDNAPVYLSIITIAKQVKLPYELMPYPPYSPDLAPCNFFLFPNLKKWLSGKRFMSNKKVIGETQAYFTEFDKT from the exons CACATTCCAGAAATGGAAGAACAGTTAAAACGGTGGGGTTCATCTGGCAAATCTGCTCTAAAAAAG ATTATTTGGAGAAGGCAAGGATAATCACAGGGCAGTACTATGCTGATTTATTGAGCCAATTTGACATTGAATTGAAGAGAAAACAGCCCCATTTGGCGAAGAAAAAAGTGTTGTTTCACCATGACAATGCACCAGTTTATTTGTCAATAATCACCATAGCAAAACAGGTTAAATTACCTTACGAATTGATGCCTTATCCACCCTATTCTCCAGATTTAGCcccttgcaatttttttttgttcccaaATCTGAAAAAGTGGCTTAGTGGAAAGAGGTTCATGTCAAACAAAAAGGTTATCGGTGAAACACAGGCCTATTTTACAGAGTTTGACAAAACCTAA